In Eubalaena glacialis isolate mEubGla1 chromosome 3, mEubGla1.1.hap2.+ XY, whole genome shotgun sequence, the following are encoded in one genomic region:
- the LOC133089056 gene encoding LOW QUALITY PROTEIN: mitochondrial intermembrane space import and assembly protein 40-like (The sequence of the model RefSeq protein was modified relative to this genomic sequence to represent the inferred CDS: substituted 2 bases at 2 genomic stop codons), with product MASSDFSKPRAHEVGALGCTVAYCRQEGKDQIIFVTKEDHETPSDVELVANDPNDLXEEHXWILPSGDISWNCPCLGGMASGPCGEQFKAAFSCFHCSTDVKGLDCVDQFQAMQACMQKYPYLYPQEEEEEEEEEEEEGEEEEGEEEEEEEEEEEEEKPADRLEELAASEVAATKEEEGSS from the exons ATGGCATCTTCTGACTTTTCAAAGCCCAGGGCTCATGAG GTCGGAGCGCTGGGCTGCACTGTGGCCTACTGCCGGCAGGAAGGGAAGGATCAAATCATATTTGTGACCAAAGAAGACCATGAAACTCCAAGCGACGTGGAGCTGGTGGCCAACGACCCCAATGATCTGTAAGAGGAGCACTGATGGATCCTGCCCAGTGGAGACATCAGCTGGAACTGCCCGTGCCTTGGGGGCATGGCCAGCGGCCCGTGTGGGGAACAGTTCAAGGCGGCCTTttcctgcttccactgcagcacAGATGTCAAGGGGTTGGACTGTGTAGACCAGTTCCAGGCCATGCAGGCGTGCATGCAGAAGTACCCGTACCTCTatccccaggaggaggaggaggaggaggaggaggaggaggaggagggggaggaggaggagggggaggaggaggaggaggaggaggaggaggaggaggaggagaagccagCAGATCGATTAGAGGAATTGGCTGCTTCTGAGGTCGCTGCGACCAAAGAAGAGGAGGGGTCCAGCTAA
- the CLDN19 gene encoding claudin-19 produces the protein MANSGLQLLGYFLALGGWVGIIASTALPQWKQSSYAGDAIITAVGLYEGLWMSCASQSTGQVQCKLYDSLLALEGHIQSARALMVVAVLLGFVAMVLSVVGMKCTRVGDSNPIAKGRVAIAGGALFLLAGLCTLTAVSWYATLVTQEFFNPSTPVNARYEFGPALFLGWAAAGLAMLGGSFLCCTCQEPERSNSSPQSYRPGPSAAAREPVVKLSASTKGPLGV, from the exons ATGGCCAACTCAGGCCTTCAGCTCCTGGGCTACTTCCTGGCCCTGGGTGGCTGGGTGGGTATCATCGCCAGCACAGCGCTCCCACAGTGGAAGCAGTCCTCCTACGCAGGCGACGCCATCATCACCGCCGTGGGCCTCTACGAAGGGCTCTGGATGTCCTGCGCCTCCCAGAGCACCGGTCAGGTGCAGTGCAAGCTCTATGACTCGCTGCTTGCCCTGGAAG GTCACATCCAGTCAGCGCGAGCCCTGATGGTGGTGGCCGTGCTCCTGGGCTTCGTGGCCATGGTCCTCAGTGTCGTCGGTATGAAGTGCACCCGGGTCGGAGATAGCAACCCCATCGCCAAGGGCCGAGTGGCCATCGCTGGGGGTGCCCTCTTCCTCCTGGCGG GCCTCTGCACGTTGACGGCCGTCTCGTGGTATGCCACACTGGTGACCCAGGAGTTCTTCAACCCCAGCACACCCGTCAACGCCAG GTACGAGTTTGGTCCAGCCCTGTTTCTGGGCTGGGCCGCCGCCGGCCTGGCCATGCTGGGCGGCTCCTTCCTCTGCTGCACGTGCCAGGAGCCCGAGAGATCCAACAGCAGCCCGCAGTCCTACCGGCCCGGCCCCTCGGCGGCTGCCCGAGA ACCAGTTGTTAAATTGTCTGCTTCCACCAAGGGCCCCCTGGGTGTGTAG